Proteins encoded within one genomic window of Dyadobacter chenhuakuii:
- a CDS encoding tagaturonate reductase: protein MSLPQLSPELLDQRPDLLPNHHNLLALPEKIIQFGTGVLLRGLPDYFVNKANQQGIFNGRIVVVKSTNSGGTDAFATQQNVFSHSIRGIEDGNQVDKLVINSAISRTISANSHWAEILECAHNPGLKIVISNTTEVGIQLTEDDIFATPPASYPGKLTAYLYERFKAFNGSAASGMVIVPTELIVNSGQKLRDIVLEQAKRHNLDETFNQWLEEHNHFCSSLVDRIVPGKPDAETVALISGQQGYKDDLLIVSEVYRLWAIEGSEHVKSVLSFAEADKGVVIEPNIDLYRELKLRLLNGTHTLACGLCFLNGLDTVRESMENPETASFIADLMLTELAPAIPYNVDAARAQEFGNQVLDRFRNPFIRHQLVDITVQYTAKMRMRNIPTLLSHYKKSDQAPALFAEGFAAFLKFMKPVVHKDGAYYGDRDGQPYSIRCDAAPYFDEMWKTAASPLDLAEKVLADVSLWDTDLTQLPGFLDAVKSHMAEAAAMDTLRIVPGADAPKIDVD, encoded by the coding sequence AACCATCACAACCTGCTTGCACTGCCTGAAAAGATCATTCAGTTTGGTACAGGCGTGCTGCTGCGCGGCTTGCCCGATTATTTTGTAAACAAGGCCAATCAGCAAGGGATTTTCAATGGCAGGATTGTGGTTGTGAAGTCTACAAACAGCGGCGGGACCGATGCATTTGCTACGCAGCAAAATGTATTCTCACACAGCATCCGCGGCATTGAGGATGGAAATCAGGTTGATAAGCTGGTAATTAATAGCGCCATAAGCCGGACCATTTCAGCAAACAGTCATTGGGCTGAGATTCTGGAATGTGCTCACAACCCGGGATTAAAAATTGTTATTTCAAATACGACAGAAGTTGGGATACAACTGACTGAGGATGATATTTTTGCTACTCCCCCAGCTTCCTACCCCGGAAAACTGACGGCTTACTTGTATGAGCGCTTTAAAGCATTTAACGGAAGTGCAGCGTCCGGAATGGTGATCGTTCCTACTGAGCTGATCGTTAACAGCGGGCAAAAATTACGCGACATTGTTCTCGAACAAGCCAAACGTCACAACCTGGACGAAACATTCAATCAATGGCTGGAAGAACATAATCATTTTTGCAGCTCGCTTGTGGACCGCATTGTTCCCGGCAAACCGGACGCTGAAACCGTGGCGCTTATTTCGGGTCAACAAGGTTATAAGGATGACTTACTGATCGTTTCGGAGGTTTACAGATTATGGGCTATTGAAGGGAGCGAACATGTGAAATCCGTTTTAAGCTTTGCTGAAGCGGATAAAGGCGTCGTGATAGAACCCAACATTGATCTGTACAGAGAGCTGAAATTACGCCTCCTTAACGGCACGCATACGCTTGCTTGCGGCCTTTGCTTCCTGAATGGACTGGATACGGTCCGGGAAAGCATGGAAAACCCTGAAACCGCATCTTTTATAGCGGATTTAATGTTGACAGAACTCGCTCCCGCCATTCCTTATAATGTGGATGCGGCGCGTGCGCAGGAATTTGGCAACCAGGTTCTGGACCGTTTCCGCAACCCGTTCATCCGCCACCAGCTGGTCGACATTACTGTGCAATACACAGCCAAAATGAGAATGCGGAATATCCCCACATTGCTGAGCCATTACAAAAAGTCCGATCAGGCACCAGCGCTTTTTGCAGAGGGTTTCGCTGCATTCCTGAAATTTATGAAGCCGGTCGTCCATAAAGACGGCGCTTACTACGGCGATCGCGATGGCCAGCCTTATTCGATCCGCTGCGATGCCGCCCCGTATTTCGATGAAATGTGGAAAACGGCGGCTTCACCGCTTGATCTTGCAGAGAAAGTTTTAGCCGATGTATCACTTTGGGATACGGATCTGACGCAGCTTCCCGGATTTCTGGACGCTGTGAAGTCGCATATGGCCGAGGCAGCAGCGATGGATACATTGCGCATTGTCCCCGGTGCCGATGCGCCCAAAATTGATGTTGATTAA
- a CDS encoding DUF748 domain-containing protein, which translates to MKKSIKILIGIVVIVIIARLLLPYFVVKYVNKVLADMDGYTGHIDDVDIHLIRGAYQIDGMNIRKVNGKIKEPFILIPKMDLSVQWESLLKGKLVSEVECHNPEINFAFSSSEEASQTGAENDWTKVIKDLLPIEINRFQIINGKVDLTSIVSQPKTDLTLKNFNLEIENIRNVEEKGKSFPSPVKATGDMPGFGGTMLFTANMMLLKKIPDFDYNLSLKDLQLVKLNSLARQYGNLDFEQGTMSLLSEMKMVDGKLEGYLKPLTKDMKIFKMKEENRNASQFFRELLAEGGAFILENKKKDQVATRIPLKGTVGEISTDFWPIIINVLRNAYVEAFKAEYDSSMSVKDTIKEVRKERKEKRKERRAERKAKRERKKAERKKD; encoded by the coding sequence GTGAAAAAATCTATAAAAATACTGATAGGAATAGTGGTTATTGTTATAATCGCACGCTTGCTGCTTCCCTATTTCGTGGTGAAATATGTGAACAAGGTGCTGGCTGATATGGATGGCTATACCGGGCACATTGACGACGTTGACATTCATCTCATCCGCGGCGCTTACCAGATAGACGGTATGAATATCCGCAAGGTGAATGGCAAAATAAAGGAGCCTTTTATTCTTATCCCTAAGATGGACCTCTCGGTGCAGTGGGAGTCGTTGCTGAAAGGAAAGTTGGTGAGCGAGGTGGAATGTCATAACCCGGAGATCAACTTCGCATTCAGCAGCAGCGAGGAAGCCAGCCAGACTGGTGCGGAAAACGATTGGACCAAAGTGATCAAAGACCTTTTGCCCATTGAAATAAACCGTTTCCAGATCATTAATGGCAAAGTAGACCTTACCAGCATTGTAAGCCAGCCCAAAACCGACCTGACGCTGAAAAACTTCAACCTCGAAATCGAGAACATTCGGAACGTTGAAGAAAAAGGTAAAAGTTTTCCTTCGCCAGTAAAAGCGACTGGTGATATGCCTGGTTTTGGCGGGACCATGCTCTTTACGGCCAATATGATGCTGTTAAAGAAAATTCCGGACTTTGATTACAATCTTAGTTTGAAAGACCTTCAATTGGTGAAACTCAACAGTCTGGCGCGGCAGTATGGCAACCTGGATTTTGAGCAGGGCACAATGAGCCTTCTGAGCGAGATGAAAATGGTCGACGGAAAGCTGGAAGGCTATTTGAAACCGCTTACCAAAGACATGAAAATATTTAAAATGAAGGAAGAAAACCGCAATGCGAGCCAGTTCTTTCGCGAACTTCTGGCAGAAGGCGGTGCTTTCATTTTGGAAAATAAAAAGAAGGATCAGGTGGCCACACGCATTCCATTAAAAGGGACTGTGGGCGAAATTTCAACTGACTTCTGGCCCATCATTATCAATGTGCTCCGGAATGCTTATGTGGAAGCCTTTAAGGCTGAATACGACTCTTCTATGAGCGTAAAAGACACTATTAAGGAAGTGCGGAAGGAGAGAAAAGAGAAGCGTAAAGAGCGACGTGCGGAAAGAAAGGCAAAGCGTGAACGCAAAAAAGCGGAACGTAAAAAAGATTAA
- a CDS encoding bifunctional 4-hydroxy-2-oxoglutarate aldolase/2-dehydro-3-deoxy-phosphogluconate aldolase — protein MDKETTLTLLNQVGVLPLFYHGDIEIAKEVINASYRGGARAFEFTNRGENAFTVFTELVAYTKESLPGLSMGIGTIYDAETAQKFIDAGTDFIVTPCLNPAVGYACAKANIPWIPGVSTLTEIYNAQQAGAEVVKLFPGDVVGSKFIKAIRGPMPNVKIMVTGGVQPTAESINEWFGAGAYAVGLGSNLFPKDIIEAGNYSWIEQKVAESIALVAQFRKAS, from the coding sequence ATGGACAAAGAAACAACATTAACACTATTGAATCAGGTCGGCGTGCTGCCGCTGTTTTATCATGGTGATATAGAAATAGCGAAAGAGGTTATCAATGCCAGTTACAGGGGCGGTGCCCGTGCGTTTGAGTTTACAAACCGCGGCGAAAACGCATTTACTGTATTTACTGAGCTGGTTGCCTATACAAAAGAGAGCTTGCCAGGCTTATCCATGGGCATAGGGACCATTTATGATGCCGAAACTGCACAGAAATTCATCGATGCAGGGACCGATTTCATTGTAACACCTTGCCTTAACCCTGCCGTTGGATATGCTTGTGCGAAAGCCAACATTCCCTGGATTCCGGGCGTTTCTACATTAACGGAGATTTACAACGCACAGCAGGCAGGAGCCGAAGTGGTTAAACTTTTTCCAGGTGATGTTGTAGGATCCAAATTCATTAAAGCGATCCGCGGGCCTATGCCGAATGTTAAAATCATGGTAACCGGGGGCGTACAGCCAACTGCTGAAAGCATTAACGAATGGTTTGGAGCAGGCGCCTATGCGGTTGGCTTGGGATCCAATTTATTTCCAAAAGACATCATCGAAGCCGGTAACTATTCCTGGATCGAGCAGAAAGTTGCTGAAAGCATAGCACTGGTTGCCCAGTTCCGGAAAGCGAGCTGA
- a CDS encoding sugar kinase, protein MAQIVSFGEVLMRLSTPGFSRFEQARQLNVTYAGGEANVSTALAYWGHHTAHVTRFPDSAIGRAAAQYLQFHGVDISHIIYGGPRMAVYFLEMGAALRGSQIVYDRANSSLAEIDPKEIDWDSILKDAKWFHWAGITPALSQGAADALLDGIKTARKYGITVSGDIFYRANLWKYGKKPSDILPELTAGTDIVIANSENIKEIFGIGGNDFIESCVNLQKAYPQVKTVVDTKRTSISASHNLLRAYLWNGKELLETADIEINPIIDRVGGGDAFIAGLIHGLITFNDQQKALEFGVAASALKHTIEGDALISTIQEVEAIRQGETSGRIKR, encoded by the coding sequence ATGGCTCAAATAGTTTCTTTTGGAGAAGTCCTCATGCGACTTTCTACACCAGGTTTTTCCCGTTTTGAACAAGCACGTCAACTGAATGTTACCTATGCCGGCGGAGAAGCGAATGTTTCTACGGCTTTGGCATATTGGGGACATCATACGGCACATGTAACGCGTTTTCCTGACTCGGCAATAGGTCGGGCAGCAGCGCAATATCTTCAATTTCACGGGGTTGACATCTCCCACATCATTTACGGAGGCCCCAGAATGGCCGTTTATTTTCTTGAAATGGGTGCGGCCCTGCGCGGCAGCCAGATCGTTTATGATCGTGCTAACTCATCATTGGCCGAGATAGACCCAAAGGAAATTGATTGGGACAGCATTTTGAAAGATGCCAAATGGTTTCACTGGGCAGGCATTACGCCGGCACTTTCCCAGGGAGCAGCAGACGCGCTTCTGGATGGAATTAAAACAGCACGGAAATACGGAATAACCGTCTCAGGTGATATTTTTTACAGGGCAAATCTGTGGAAATATGGTAAAAAGCCATCTGACATTCTCCCCGAACTGACTGCCGGAACGGACATTGTGATCGCAAACAGCGAAAATATAAAGGAGATTTTTGGCATCGGCGGAAACGATTTTATAGAGTCCTGTGTCAATTTACAGAAGGCCTATCCGCAAGTGAAGACGGTTGTTGATACAAAACGGACTTCCATCAGCGCGTCACACAACCTTTTACGGGCTTATCTATGGAACGGAAAAGAATTGTTGGAAACGGCTGATATTGAAATCAACCCCATTATCGACAGAGTGGGTGGTGGAGACGCATTCATTGCCGGTTTGATACACGGATTGATTACATTTAATGATCAGCAAAAAGCACTTGAATTTGGCGTTGCGGCCTCTGCGTTGAAACATACGATCGAAGGGGACGCATTGATTTCCACAATTCAGGAGGTTGAGGCGATCCGGCAGGGGGAAACTTCGGGTAGGATCAAACGCTGA